From a single Alloactinosynnema sp. L-07 genomic region:
- the lysS gene encoding lysine--tRNA ligase: protein MRIRREKRERLLAAGVDPYPVELPRTHSLADIRAAYSELPTDTATGDIVGVAGRVMFLRNTGKLCFATLREGDGTELQAMVSLNNTGEEALSAWKSDVDLGDYIFVSGEVITSRRGELSVLANEWRMAAKSLRPLPVAHKALSEETRIRQRYVDLILRPQARETVRMRAGVVRSLRDSFHERGYLEVETPMLQTLHGGAAARPFVTHSNAMDMDLFLRIAPELYLKRCVVGGLERVFEINRNFRNEGSDSSHSPEFAMLEFYEAYATYDSMAALTRSLIQEAALAVSGSHVVTLHDDTEYDLSGEWTTLTMYGSLSEALGEEITPQTPADLLRKHAATHELKVDPKLGHGKLVEELWEHLVGDHLFAPTFVRDFPVETSPLTRQHRSVAGVAEKWDLYVRGFELATGYSELVDPVVERERLEDQARLGAAGDDEAMRLDEDFLRALEYGMPPSGGVGMGVDRLLMALTGLGIRETILFPLVRPE from the coding sequence ATGCGGATCCGTCGGGAGAAGCGGGAGCGGCTGCTCGCCGCCGGAGTGGATCCTTACCCGGTCGAACTCCCGCGCACCCACAGTCTCGCCGACATTCGCGCGGCCTATTCCGAACTGCCGACCGACACCGCCACCGGCGACATCGTCGGAGTGGCCGGTCGGGTCATGTTCCTGCGCAACACCGGCAAGCTCTGCTTCGCCACTCTGCGCGAAGGTGACGGAACCGAACTGCAGGCGATGGTGAGCCTGAACAACACCGGTGAAGAAGCGCTTTCGGCGTGGAAGTCCGATGTCGATCTTGGTGACTACATTTTCGTCTCCGGTGAGGTCATCACCTCTCGTCGCGGTGAGTTGTCGGTTCTGGCCAATGAGTGGCGGATGGCGGCCAAGTCGCTGCGCCCGCTGCCGGTCGCGCACAAGGCGTTGAGTGAGGAAACTCGCATTCGGCAGCGTTATGTCGACCTGATCCTGCGGCCCCAGGCTCGGGAGACCGTGCGCATGCGCGCCGGAGTCGTGCGTTCGCTGCGGGACAGTTTCCACGAACGCGGTTACCTCGAGGTCGAGACGCCGATGTTGCAGACGCTGCACGGCGGCGCCGCGGCGCGGCCGTTCGTGACGCACTCCAACGCGATGGACATGGACCTGTTCCTGCGTATCGCCCCCGAGTTGTATCTCAAGCGGTGCGTGGTGGGCGGGCTGGAGCGGGTCTTCGAGATCAACCGCAACTTCCGCAATGAGGGCAGCGATTCCTCGCATTCGCCCGAGTTCGCGATGCTCGAGTTCTATGAGGCGTACGCCACCTACGACTCGATGGCCGCCTTGACCAGGTCGCTCATCCAGGAGGCCGCGCTCGCGGTCAGCGGCTCGCACGTGGTGACGCTGCACGACGACACCGAATACGACCTGTCCGGCGAATGGACGACGCTGACCATGTACGGGTCGCTGTCGGAGGCGCTCGGCGAGGAGATCACCCCGCAGACCCCCGCCGACCTGCTGCGCAAGCACGCGGCGACGCACGAGCTGAAGGTGGATCCGAAGCTGGGCCACGGCAAGCTCGTCGAGGAACTCTGGGAGCACCTCGTCGGTGATCATCTCTTCGCGCCGACCTTCGTCCGCGATTTCCCGGTGGAGACCTCGCCGCTGACCCGCCAGCACCGCAGTGTCGCCGGGGTGGCCGAGAAGTGGGACCTCTACGTGCGCGGATTCGAGCTGGCCACGGGTTACTCCGAACTCGTCGACCCGGTCGTGGAACGGGAGCGGCTGGAGGATCAGGCCCGGCTCGGCGCGGCCGGAGATGACGAGGCGATGCGCCTCGATGAGGACTTTCTGCGCGCGTTGGAGTACGGAATGCCACCGAGTGGCGGCGTCGGAATGGGCGTCGATCGGCTCCTGATGGCGCTGACCGGCCTCGGTATCCGGGAGACCATCCTGTTCCCCCTGGTACGCCCCGAATGA
- a CDS encoding Lsr2 family protein: MAQKVTVSLVDDLDGSQAAETVEFGLDGASYQIDLSSDNAEKLREALADFVDSARRSGGRKRAVKVAVGRAPRAASADREQNQAIREWARKQGMKVSDRGRIPSEVLDAYNEQA, encoded by the coding sequence ATGGCTCAGAAGGTTACGGTTTCGCTGGTCGACGACCTCGACGGCTCGCAGGCCGCCGAGACCGTCGAGTTCGGTCTCGATGGCGCCTCTTACCAGATCGATCTGTCCTCCGACAATGCCGAGAAGTTGCGCGAAGCGCTTGCCGACTTCGTCGACAGCGCGCGCCGTTCCGGTGGCCGCAAGCGCGCGGTGAAGGTGGCCGTCGGCCGCGCGCCGCGGGCGGCTTCGGCCGATCGCGAGCAGAACCAGGCAATTCGTGAGTGGGCCCGCAAGCAGGGCATGAAGGTCTCCGACCGCGGCCGAATCCCCTCCGAGGTCCTCGACGCGTACAACGAACAAGCGTAA
- a CDS encoding helix-turn-helix domain-containing protein, whose protein sequence is MHDRWRLRGAGALVMVPGKRSFTFEFKLDVVRRFVSGEATAIELAREHDLSSPKLVENWVRLYRREGAEALRPKPKGRPPAGDTRSPAPAPSELERLRRENLRLSAEVAYLKKLRALREQGRG, encoded by the coding sequence TTGCATGATCGTTGGAGGCTGCGAGGCGCGGGGGCGCTGGTGATGGTGCCGGGCAAGCGGTCGTTCACGTTCGAGTTCAAGCTCGATGTGGTGCGGCGGTTCGTCAGCGGTGAGGCGACCGCGATCGAGCTCGCGCGCGAGCATGACCTGTCCTCGCCCAAGCTGGTCGAGAACTGGGTGCGGCTGTATCGGCGTGAGGGCGCCGAAGCGTTGCGGCCCAAGCCGAAAGGGCGGCCGCCCGCCGGTGACACGCGATCGCCCGCGCCGGCGCCAAGCGAGCTGGAGCGGTTGCGGCGGGAGAACCTGCGGCTGTCCGCGGAGGTGGCCTACCTAAAAAAATTGCGGGCCTTGAGGGAGCAGGGGCGAGGGTGA
- a CDS encoding IS3 family transposase, with translation MKTQVIATLKADYPLPVLLEVAGVARSTFFYQQARLSRPDPHAGLKAAITEAFEQARGRYGHRRIHLVLARQGRRVAKKTVLKLMNTLGLVCKVRRPRRYRSWLGQAGTVAENVLNRQFSAQAPDTKWVTDVTEFRIADRKIYLSPVIDLFDRSVIAYTHGPSPSLELTNSSLREAIATLNAGATPLVHSDQGFQYQHASWRALLADAGLPQSMSRRANCLDNSLAENFFGHLKEEMFNHDTFGTVEEFTTALDEYLDWYNNTRISTTLKGLSPVEYRAQALAP, from the coding sequence GTGAAAACCCAGGTCATCGCCACTCTCAAGGCCGACTATCCGCTGCCGGTGCTGCTGGAGGTCGCCGGTGTGGCCCGGTCGACGTTCTTCTACCAGCAGGCCCGGCTGTCGCGCCCCGATCCGCACGCGGGTCTCAAGGCCGCGATCACCGAGGCGTTCGAGCAGGCTCGTGGCCGATACGGGCATCGGCGGATTCACCTCGTGCTGGCCCGCCAGGGCCGGCGGGTGGCCAAGAAGACCGTGCTCAAGCTGATGAACACCCTGGGCCTGGTCTGCAAGGTGCGGCGGCCGCGGCGGTATCGGTCCTGGCTCGGGCAGGCAGGCACGGTCGCCGAGAACGTGCTGAACCGCCAGTTCAGCGCCCAGGCCCCCGACACGAAGTGGGTCACCGACGTCACCGAGTTCCGCATCGCGGACCGCAAGATCTACCTGTCACCGGTGATCGACCTGTTCGACCGATCCGTCATCGCCTACACCCACGGCCCGTCCCCGTCGCTGGAACTGACGAACTCCTCGCTGCGCGAGGCCATCGCCACCCTGAACGCCGGGGCCACACCGCTGGTGCACTCCGACCAGGGCTTCCAGTACCAACACGCCTCCTGGCGCGCGCTGCTGGCCGACGCGGGTCTGCCGCAGTCGATGTCCCGGCGAGCCAACTGCCTGGACAACTCACTCGCCGAGAACTTCTTCGGCCACCTCAAGGAGGAAATGTTCAACCATGACACGTTCGGCACCGTCGAGGAGTTCACCACAGCCCTGGACGAGTACCTCGACTGGTACAACAACACCCGCATCTCCACCACGCTGAAGGGCCTGAGCCCGGTCGAATACCGAGCCCAGGCCCTCGCGCCCTAA
- a CDS encoding (2Fe-2S)-binding protein, with translation MTTAARLGQAYLAASVHRINSVQTDRDVLRFGLPADPAGWMNCEVFLNDPAGFSTWRADLAGWLDESYGESPDRTVSGYLMTWYLSVPAYAAGLLFHHERRVPSIRPSDLAFHRDAEKTDPDTIALLSPYFVCLPDDPAAGTPQAVVVADEQALAAVLRGRFRTHAAQFIARFGPQVRFGNHTLWAAATDALEGALWLAGRTSGDEGAGVLDAALALGEGRAPFTSASNLRPAPKSDGPTQWTRRRESCCFHYLLDSGGGECSTCPRLSRKL, from the coding sequence ATGACGACCGCCGCCCGCCTGGGCCAGGCCTATCTCGCCGCCTCCGTGCACCGGATCAACAGCGTCCAGACCGACCGCGACGTGCTCCGGTTCGGCCTGCCCGCCGATCCCGCGGGCTGGATGAACTGCGAGGTCTTCCTGAACGATCCGGCTGGATTCTCCACCTGGCGTGCCGACCTCGCGGGCTGGCTGGACGAGTCCTACGGAGAATCACCCGATAGAACGGTCTCCGGGTATCTGATGACCTGGTACCTCTCGGTCCCCGCGTATGCAGCGGGCCTGCTCTTCCACCATGAGCGCCGGGTGCCGTCGATCCGCCCGTCCGACCTGGCCTTCCACCGCGACGCGGAGAAGACCGACCCCGACACCATCGCGCTGCTCTCGCCGTACTTCGTCTGTCTGCCCGACGACCCGGCCGCGGGCACCCCGCAGGCCGTCGTGGTCGCCGACGAACAGGCTCTGGCCGCGGTCCTGCGCGGCCGGTTCCGCACCCACGCCGCCCAGTTCATCGCCCGCTTCGGCCCGCAGGTCCGCTTCGGCAACCACACCCTGTGGGCCGCGGCGACCGACGCCTTGGAGGGCGCGCTGTGGCTGGCGGGCCGCACCAGCGGCGACGAGGGCGCTGGCGTACTCGACGCCGCACTCGCGCTGGGCGAGGGCCGTGCGCCGTTCACCTCCGCGTCGAACCTGCGGCCCGCCCCGAAATCGGATGGCCCGACCCAATGGACCCGGCGCCGGGAAAGCTGCTGCTTCCACTATCTGCTCGACTCCGGTGGCGGAGAGTGCTCAACCTGTCCACGCCTGAGCCGCAAGCTTTGA